A window from Manduca sexta isolate Smith_Timp_Sample1 chromosome 24, JHU_Msex_v1.0, whole genome shotgun sequence encodes these proteins:
- the LOC115450367 gene encoding transmembrane protein 147 — protein MTLYHFGNCLALVYAPYHMAYKYSGISEYATFSKCVYAGGLYIFTQLCKMLLLATFFPDSDSSHITGEYNVVLELLKATVDLADLVGLYFALNSVPGKGHAKIFTAAIGWASAEVVVTRSVLLWVGARGSEFDWRYVRACAESNVALLEHAATAALVWLWTRSDLPRKHSPMVVTLLALTPYRALMEEAIGAVLHLSAWALLAVRAIHAFAVGLTALAMYAVLAQQIGI, from the exons ATGACTCTGTATCATTTTGGCAATTGTTTGGCTTTGGTGTACGCCCCGTATCATATGGCGTACAAATACTCTGGCAT ATCTGAGTATGCGACGTTTTCAAAATGCGTTTATGCGGGTGGTCTATACATTTTCACTCAGCTGTGCAAAATGTTACTTCTAGCCACTTTCTTTCCTGATTCAGATAGCAGTCATATAACTGGAGAATACAATGTTGTTTTG GAGCTACTGAAAGCAACCGTAGATTTGGCAGACTTGGTTGGTCTTTACTTTGCACTCAACTCGGTTCCAGGCAAAGGACATGCAAAAATCTTCACAGCCGCCATTGGGTGGGCCAGTGCTGAA GTTGTGGTAACACGAAGTGTACTCCTGTGGGTTGGGGCTCGAGGCTCAGAATTCGATTGGCGTTACGTTCGTGCCTGCGCTGAGTCTAACGTAGCTTTGCTCGAACATGCCGCCACTGCAGCCCTCGTCTGGCTCTGGACTCGGAGTGATCTACCCCGAAAGCACTCCCCCATGGTCGTAACGCTGCTTGCGCTGACACCATACAGAGCATTGATGGAGGAAGCAATTGGAGCAGTCCTCCACCTCAGTGCATGGGCTTTGCTGGCTGTAAGAGCAATACACGCTTTTGCAGTGGGGCTCACAGCATTAGCAATGTATGCCGTATTGGCACAACAAATAGGAATATAA
- the LOC115449733 gene encoding uncharacterized protein LOC115449733 has translation MLAVVFMLCLLRVGIAYELKCSEKNVASATMRPSEDGIPGRYKTQVCVEKKPNVIEWGLDLTFKAEKYCINKHHGFHPGKPHSMFKGNVSNLMEELNCTYVCLETQWDLIFSSCYFLKSTLRKSSTELPPYDSHFNITNPYTYQYFNVTAEMTVFAHEHEKDYIEQIVNFFGRQPPTEYSVELYNTNKSLPHQVVTENCSIAADAIRLECSVRAEEGATCCG, from the exons ATGTTAGCGGTCGTGTTTATGCTGTGTTTGTTGAGAGTGGGCATCGCTTACGAATTAAAATGTAGCGAGAAAAATGTTGCGAGCGCGACAATGCGCCCGTCGGAGGACGGCATTCCGGGTCGATACAAAACGCAAGTGTGCGTCGAAAAAAAGCCGAATGTGATCGAGTGGGGTCTCGACCTTACGTTCAAGGCCGAAAAATACTGCATCAACAAACATCACGGCTTTCATCCTGGGAAGCCACACTCCATGTTTAAAGGAAACGTCAGCAATCTAATGGAGGAGTTGAACTGCACATAC GTGTGCTTGGAGACCCAGTGGGACTTAATATTCAGCAGCTGCTACTTCTTGAAGAGTACGCTGCGCAAGAGCTCCACCGAGTTACCGCCATACGACTCGCATTTCAACATCACCAACCCGTACACGTATCAGTACTTCAACGTAACTGCTGAGATGACCGTCTTCGCACATGAACATGA GAAAGACTACATTGAGCAAATCGTTAATTTCTTCGGTCGACAACCGCCAACGGAGTACTCTGTGGAGCTCTACAACACTAATAAGTCCTTACCCCATCAAGTG GTGACAGAGAACTGTTCGATCGCGGCGGACGCGATCCGGCTGGAGTGTTCGGTGCGGGCGGAGGAGGGTGCTACGTGCTGTGGCTGA